A stretch of DNA from Carya illinoinensis cultivar Pawnee chromosome 12, C.illinoinensisPawnee_v1, whole genome shotgun sequence:
TCAAAATCTCTCTAAAATAACGAAGAAAAATTGGCGTCGCCCGGGTTCGAACCGGAGACCTTCAGTGTGTTAGACTGACGTGATAACCAACTACACCACGACACCATTGTGATGCTGAAGCTCAAACTATTTCGTAGATTGAATAGCCAAAGAAGCGTTAATTACTTGACTTCTCAAGTCGCATGCACTTGCTGCAAGACGCTCATGGAAATCTTCATTATTGTtcatttagatttttaaaacaaataaggAAAACCCAAACATGAAAGACTTGAGCACTTAACATTCAAAATATCGTAGATTACACAATTCACTACTAAATACAACAGTTAGCCAAATTAGATGATAGGTCAAGAAAACAAATCTGTATGGACACATTAATATTTGTAACCCATTGGCATCCCAAGCTTGTCCAAGCGACCAGATGCTTGGACCAGATCCAGTATGAGTTTTACTTGCGAAGTCTGCATGTGAATTAGGGACCTTTGGTGCACTCATTAATCTTGATTCACCAAAGCCAGGAACATAATGTCATACAGATTAGTATTTGTAACCCATTGGCATCCCAAGCTTGTCCAAGCGACCAGATCCGGTATGAGTTTTACTTGCGAAGTCTGCATGTGAATTAGGGACCTTTGGTGCACTCATTAATCTTGATTCACCAAAGCCAGGAACATAATGTCTCTTTGTTGAACTAGACCTCTCATACTGTGGTCTTTGTTTAGGAGCACTGAGGGATCTCGCCTTGCCCCTCGAAGATTCGGTATAAGCCATGTAGTTCGGGTGGTCCAAGTAACCACTTAAGCAGCTTCTTGAGACATCAGTTCTCTTTGTGCGAGTGAAGGGGCTGCTTGTTGAACCGCCACCTCTAGATGATGCAGAAGTGACTTGTGGGCTATTATTAGCAGTGTGGAAAGGGCTGTCTTCAGTTTCCTGCAGAGAGAATTTCAACGGGCTTAAAGATTGGACTTCAAAAGAAGATGGACTTGAAAAAGTTCGATGGGCAGTTGAGTCCTTCGAAATCGTAAAGCTATGGCTGTATTGATCAGAGGCCATAACATTATGAGAAGAGTGGAAGAGGCTTTTGCGTTTGGTTGTGAAGTGAGACTTTCCCATATCAATCTGAAGGACTTTATCGGTCTTTTCATCATCCATGGTGCTAGTCCTCATTGAACAACCCCGCCGATCACATGACTGTTCGTCACTCTGGGTGTCAGACCTATTCCGACCCAATAGTGCTTTGTCTTGATCTCCAACAAGCCGACTGTTTGATTTTGAGCCATTTCTCTGCATTTGTAGGGATGACACTTCACTAATCAGCATATAGGCCATGTGTGgagttttgaaagaaaaaggcaaaaagAGGGACCAAGAACAAACCTTGAGTGCTGGTGGCTGATCATACTTTGTAGTGCTCTTGCGTCTGATTACATGCTCAGTTTTTTCAGGGGTTGCGGGGCCCTATATATAGAATTTCAG
This window harbors:
- the LOC122288910 gene encoding protein IQ-DOMAIN 22-like; translation: MGKASRWFRGILGMKKQDSCSPAPTAPKPPKEKRRWSFVKSHREKDDQRQYQGTKQHSYETTSTAATARRNSCGLVPVHQEFGAVDPSKHAIAVAAATAAVAEAAQAAAQAAAAVVRLTSSGRCASNTSAYGGGSQLIGARKDQWAALKIQAAFRGCLARRALRALKGLVKLQALVRGHIERKRTAEWLQRMQALLRAQARVRAGRAGQISESSHLSSKSSHLQYHIGPATPEKTEHVIRRKSTTKYDQPPALKRNGSKSNSRLVGDQDKALLGRNRSDTQSDEQSCDRRGCSMRTSTMDDEKTDKVLQIDMGKSHFTTKRKSLFHSSHNVMASDQYSHSFTISKDSTAHRTFSSPSSFEVQSLSPLKFSLQETEDSPFHTANNSPQVTSASSRGGGSTSSPFTRTKRTDVSRSCLSGYLDHPNYMAYTESSRGKARSLSAPKQRPQYERSSSTKRHYVPGFGESRLMSAPKVPNSHADFASKTHTGSGRLDKLGMPMGYKY